The Castanea sativa cultivar Marrone di Chiusa Pesio chromosome 11, ASM4071231v1 genome contains a region encoding:
- the LOC142616097 gene encoding uncharacterized protein LOC142616097, translated as MIALGWNCRGLGNLRSVRALREIVQRWDPNIVFLSEMKLNKKGMEKIKGKVGFSNGLIIPKSDKSGGLAMLWKKDIKLDYIDAMVMESQSGFKWRITGFYGHPETHRRKESWEQLRVLHRKSQLPWICFGDFNEISSAREELGGARRPQKQIDNFVAVIDECGFRDLGFSAQIIHGAI; from the coding sequence ATGATCGCCCTTGGCTGGAACTgccgggggcttgggaaccttCGGTCAGTGAGAGCACTGCGTGAGATTGTGCAGCGGTGGGATCCCAACATCGTCTTTTTATCAGAGATGAAGCTGAATAAAAAAGGTAtggaaaaaatcaaaggaaaagtTGGTTTCAGTAATGGTTTAATTATCCCAAAGTCAGATAAAAGTGGGGGATTGGCAATGCTGTggaaaaaagatattaagttgGATTACATTGATGCAATGGTTATGGAATCACAGTCAGGTTTCAAATGGAGAATTACAGGATTCTATGGGCATCCAGAAACGCATCGAAGGAAAGAATCTTGGGAACAATTAAGAGTACTGCATAGGAAATCTCAGTTGCCATGGATTTGttttggtgattttaatgagataTCTTCAGCAAGAGAAGAATTGGGGGGAGCCAGACGCCCTCAAAAACAAATTGATAATTTTGTTGCTGTTATTGACGAATGCGGCTTTAGAGATTTGGGATTTTCAGCCCAGATTATACATGGTGCAATATGA